One genomic segment of Clostridium estertheticum subsp. estertheticum includes these proteins:
- the lepA gene encoding translation elongation factor 4, whose translation MQSNRQKYIRNFSIVAHIDHGKSTLADRLLEKTGTLTKREMEEQVLDNMDLERERGITIKSQPARLVYKRENGEEYIFNLIDTPGHVDFNYEVSRSLAACEGAVLVVDASQGIQAQTLANCYLALDNDLDIAPVINKIDLPSARPDEVIKEIEDVIGIEALDAPRISAKTGLNIEDVLEAVVKKISPPSGDEEAPLKALIFDSFYDSYKGVVCYVRIKDGIVKPGTKIKLMNTNKVYEVVEVGVFVPNYLPVAMLSAGDVGYITASIKNVRDARVGDTVTEADRPALKALNGYKPAIPMVFSGIYPIDGARYGELKEALERLQLNDAALGFEPETSIALGFGFRCGFLGLLHMEIIQERIEREFNLDIITTAPSVIYKVMKTSGELIEITNPTNLPEPTEIRYMEEPIVKASIITPSEYLGSVMELCQQKRGVYIDMQYIETTRVVVNYDLPLNEIVYDFFDALKSRTKGYASFDYEVKGYVTANLVKLDILLKGEKVDALSMIVPEESAGHRGRIMAEKLKEHIPRQMFEIPIQASINSKVIARETVKALRKDVLAKCYGGDISRKKKLLSKQKEGKKRMRQVGSVEVPQEAFMAILKVD comes from the coding sequence ATGCAGAGTAATAGACAAAAGTACATAAGGAATTTTTCAATAGTTGCACATATTGATCACGGCAAGTCTACTCTTGCAGATAGATTACTAGAAAAGACAGGTACTTTAACTAAAAGAGAAATGGAAGAGCAAGTACTTGATAATATGGATTTAGAAAGAGAAAGAGGAATTACTATAAAGTCTCAACCGGCAAGGCTCGTTTATAAAAGGGAGAATGGAGAAGAATATATATTCAATCTTATAGATACTCCGGGTCATGTGGATTTTAATTATGAGGTTTCAAGAAGTTTAGCTGCTTGCGAGGGCGCTGTACTTGTAGTTGATGCGTCACAAGGAATTCAAGCTCAAACTTTAGCAAACTGTTATCTTGCATTAGATAATGACCTTGATATTGCGCCAGTTATCAATAAAATAGATCTTCCTAGTGCAAGGCCGGACGAAGTAATTAAGGAAATTGAGGATGTAATAGGTATTGAAGCCCTGGATGCTCCAAGAATTTCGGCAAAAACTGGACTTAATATAGAAGATGTTTTAGAAGCTGTAGTAAAGAAAATTTCACCACCTAGTGGGGATGAAGAAGCACCACTTAAGGCTTTGATTTTTGACTCTTTTTATGATAGTTATAAAGGTGTAGTATGTTATGTAAGAATTAAAGACGGCATAGTTAAACCAGGAACAAAAATTAAGCTAATGAATACTAATAAGGTATACGAGGTAGTAGAAGTTGGAGTGTTTGTTCCAAACTATCTCCCGGTAGCAATGTTAAGTGCTGGTGATGTTGGATATATAACTGCTTCTATAAAAAATGTTAGGGATGCACGTGTTGGTGATACTGTAACAGAAGCTGATAGGCCAGCATTAAAGGCGCTTAATGGATATAAACCAGCGATTCCAATGGTATTTAGTGGTATTTATCCTATAGATGGTGCAAGGTATGGAGAATTAAAAGAGGCGCTAGAAAGACTTCAGTTAAATGATGCAGCATTAGGGTTTGAACCAGAGACATCTATTGCCTTAGGTTTTGGATTTAGATGTGGATTCTTAGGCCTTCTTCATATGGAAATAATACAAGAAAGAATCGAGCGAGAATTTAATTTAGATATCATTACGACAGCACCATCAGTTATATATAAAGTAATGAAAACTAGTGGAGAATTAATAGAGATAACAAATCCTACTAATCTTCCAGAACCTACAGAAATTAGGTATATGGAAGAACCAATAGTTAAAGCATCTATCATAACACCATCAGAGTATCTTGGATCAGTTATGGAGTTATGCCAACAAAAGAGGGGCGTATATATTGATATGCAATATATAGAAACCACTAGAGTTGTGGTAAATTATGATTTGCCACTTAATGAAATAGTATATGACTTTTTTGATGCTCTAAAATCAAGAACAAAAGGTTATGCATCCTTTGACTATGAAGTAAAGGGATATGTAACCGCAAATCTTGTAAAGCTAGATATTTTACTCAAGGGAGAAAAAGTTGATGCTTTGTCCATGATTGTTCCAGAAGAATCAGCTGGGCATAGAGGTAGAATTATGGCTGAAAAATTAAAAGAACATATACCAAGACAAATGTTTGAAATACCAATACAAGCATCTATAAATTCAAAGGTAATTGCAAGAGAAACTGTAAAAGCTCTAAGAAAAGATGTTTTAGCTAAATGTTATGGTGGAGATATTTCAAGAAAGAAAAAATTATTATCAAAGCAAAAAGAAGGTAAAAAGAGAATGCGACAAGTTGGAAGTGTAGAAGTTCCACAAGAAGCATTCATGGCGATACTTAAAGTAGACTAG
- the rpsT gene encoding 30S ribosomal protein S20: MANIKSAKKRIKITAVKTERNTMIKSALKTKVKKFETALVTGDVAEAKVTYASVVKALDMAVTKGILHINKAARRKSRLAARLNALSLAA, translated from the coding sequence ATGGCAAATATTAAATCAGCAAAAAAAAGAATTAAAATTACTGCAGTTAAAACAGAAAGAAATACAATGATTAAATCTGCTTTAAAAACTAAGGTTAAAAAATTTGAAACAGCACTAGTTACTGGTGATGTTGCAGAAGCTAAGGTTACATATGCATCTGTAGTTAAAGCTTTAGACATGGCTGTAACAAAAGGAATACTTCACATAAACAAAGCAGCAAGAAGAAAATCAAGACTTGCAGCAAGATTAAACGCTTTAAGTTTAGCAGCATAA
- a CDS encoding ComEC/Rec2 family competence protein, producing MARPLVYYAVTIFMGCITCLILINNPIVGAFIAVIFLASMYFTIDKKFFYLVVCFFIIGVINYYSYFNINLPSDSKLKVRISDKSTYYCSARYNDKKINLKGNVFELSEGRSVWIKGNFKKEAVYEKGIVGTYTVKSYEICDEDIISKIESYRKGLHKRFSENLGKEKAALVMGVCFGDSGYIEKVQKEDFKKLGISHVISVSGLHMSIVYKVLETVIGYKIALLFSFGYMIFTGGQSSTIRAFIMIFILKIASKVYKKYDSLSSVSLAAIIILVFRPFYILDIGFMLSFLCVLGIIVFNKKIRKALYKLPSTLNESFSLSISSQIFSTPYAVVALKTFCLGSILSNLVLLPFYTVVVILGNMGLVCSAFYRLFNLINYGLFTVLMIIEFIQKVLVALLPEMLYFSYIESLVVFGLYLCYLGIKKGYMQFKYVPICIIFVLVFQSYKVFPEVSYISVNKNNVVLIQYKRTAIAVTTGNIKGNDLKVPVKIDRIFENYTGKSAISLSKRYTIKLICNRDKLEALVCFTQETNKKQKMELLKSGRDEITPFKDIVKLENDETYVPSGTIINKYIIIGNKVLKFSQGLEEIID from the coding sequence ATGGCTAGACCTTTAGTGTATTATGCAGTAACGATATTTATGGGATGCATTACTTGCTTGATTTTAATAAACAATCCTATTGTGGGTGCATTTATAGCTGTAATTTTTTTAGCTAGTATGTATTTTACTATAGATAAAAAGTTTTTCTACCTAGTAGTTTGTTTTTTTATTATTGGTGTTATAAATTATTACTCTTATTTTAATATTAATTTACCTAGTGATTCGAAACTTAAAGTGAGAATATCTGATAAAAGTACATATTATTGCTCAGCAAGATATAATGATAAGAAGATTAATCTGAAAGGTAATGTATTTGAATTAAGTGAAGGAAGAAGTGTTTGGATAAAAGGTAATTTTAAAAAGGAAGCAGTATATGAAAAGGGAATAGTCGGAACATATACAGTTAAAAGTTATGAGATTTGTGATGAAGATATAATATCAAAAATCGAAAGCTATAGAAAAGGGTTACATAAAAGATTTTCAGAAAATTTAGGAAAAGAAAAGGCCGCTTTAGTTATGGGTGTATGTTTTGGCGATAGTGGATACATAGAGAAAGTGCAAAAGGAAGATTTTAAAAAGCTGGGTATAAGTCATGTTATAAGTGTATCAGGTCTTCATATGTCAATAGTTTATAAAGTGTTAGAAACTGTTATTGGTTATAAAATCGCTTTATTATTTTCTTTTGGATACATGATATTCACAGGAGGGCAATCATCGACAATAAGAGCTTTTATAATGATTTTTATATTGAAAATAGCTAGCAAAGTATATAAAAAATATGATAGTCTATCATCTGTTAGTCTGGCTGCAATTATAATATTAGTATTTAGACCTTTTTATATACTTGATATAGGATTTATGCTTTCTTTTCTTTGTGTTCTTGGTATTATAGTATTTAACAAGAAAATAAGGAAGGCGTTATATAAATTACCTTCTACTTTAAATGAATCTTTCAGTTTGAGTATAAGTTCTCAAATATTCTCTACTCCATATGCAGTTGTAGCACTTAAAACCTTTTGTTTAGGGTCTATTCTTAGTAATTTAGTGCTATTACCCTTTTATACAGTAGTTGTAATACTTGGGAATATGGGGCTTGTTTGCAGTGCTTTTTATCGATTGTTTAATTTAATAAATTATGGCTTGTTTACTGTCTTAATGATTATAGAGTTTATTCAAAAGGTACTTGTAGCATTATTACCAGAAATGCTTTACTTTTCTTATATTGAAAGTTTAGTTGTATTCGGATTATATTTATGTTATCTTGGAATTAAAAAAGGTTATATGCAATTTAAGTATGTTCCAATTTGTATTATTTTTGTTTTAGTATTTCAAAGTTATAAAGTTTTTCCAGAGGTTAGCTATATAAGTGTAAATAAGAATAACGTGGTTTTAATACAATACAAACGAACAGCTATTGCAGTAACTACGGGGAATATTAAGGGAAATGATTTAAAAGTGCCGGTTAAAATAGATAGAATTTTCGAAAATTATACTGGTAAGTCAGCTATAAGTCTTTCAAAAAGATATACTATAAAATTAATCTGTAATCGTGATAAATTAGAAGCTTTAGTATGTTTTACTCAGGAGACAAATAAAAAACAGAAAATGGAATTACTTAAAAGTGGAAGGGATGAAATTACACCATTTAAAGATATAGTAAAACTTGAAAATGATGAAACATACGTACCGTCAGGAACAATTATTAATAAATATATAATCATAGGAAATAAAGTTTTAAAATTTTCACAAGGGTTGGAGGAAATAATTGATTAA
- the hemW gene encoding radical SAM family heme chaperone HemW → MKKVALYIHIPFCKQKCLYCDFPSLAGKEDCMVDYAAALANEIYSIKNKKIKTIFIGGGTPTYLSLAGWKIIKKSIDTLDICDDLEFTVEGNPGTFTKEILNFLKEMGVNRLSIGLQAWQDSLLKELGRIHTIEDFKQSFEMARELGFDNINVDLMFGLPSQTISQWTETLDNITKLNPEHLSCYSLIVEEGTEFYKRFEKGTLNLPDEEIDRTMYAKTIEVLRKKGYIQYEISNFSKRNKKCRHNLVYWELDEYIGCGAASHSYSDGFRYRNEENIEKYIEKMNNDNTAIVEKMKNSFKDNMEEFMFMGLRKTKGVNKSEFKKRFHKNMYDVYYDVINKYTSTGFMIESTDNIFLTYEGIEVSNVIMAEFLL, encoded by the coding sequence ATGAAGAAGGTTGCTTTATATATTCATATTCCCTTTTGTAAGCAGAAGTGTTTATATTGTGATTTTCCATCACTAGCTGGCAAAGAGGATTGTATGGTTGATTATGCTGCAGCACTCGCAAATGAAATATATAGTATAAAGAATAAAAAAATAAAAACTATTTTTATAGGTGGGGGAACTCCCACCTATTTATCTTTAGCGGGCTGGAAAATAATAAAAAAAAGTATTGATACATTAGATATATGTGATGATTTAGAGTTTACGGTGGAGGGAAATCCAGGAACATTTACAAAAGAAATATTGAACTTCCTAAAAGAAATGGGAGTGAATAGACTTAGTATCGGACTTCAAGCCTGGCAGGATTCACTTTTAAAAGAGCTTGGAAGAATTCATACTATAGAAGATTTTAAACAAAGCTTTGAAATGGCTAGAGAATTAGGATTTGATAACATAAATGTAGATTTGATGTTTGGACTTCCATCACAAACTATAAGTCAATGGACAGAGACATTAGATAATATAACTAAGCTTAATCCAGAGCATTTATCTTGCTATAGTTTAATTGTAGAAGAGGGAACAGAATTTTATAAAAGATTTGAAAAAGGTACATTAAATCTCCCAGATGAGGAAATAGACAGAACTATGTATGCGAAGACAATAGAAGTTTTAAGGAAAAAAGGATATATACAATATGAGATCTCAAACTTTTCGAAAAGGAATAAAAAATGTAGACATAATCTAGTATATTGGGAATTAGATGAATATATTGGGTGTGGAGCTGCTTCTCATTCGTATAGTGACGGTTTTAGGTATAGAAATGAAGAAAATATAGAAAAATATATTGAAAAAATGAATAATGACAACACTGCGATAGTTGAAAAAATGAAAAATTCATTTAAAGATAATATGGAAGAGTTTATGTTCATGGGACTTAGAAAAACAAAGGGTGTAAATAAAAGTGAATTCAAGAAAAGATTTCATAAAAATATGTATGATGTTTATTACGATGTAATTAATAAATACACAAGTACTGGTTTTATGATAGAAAGTACAGATAATATTTTTTTAACATATGAGGGTATTGAAGTATCGAACGTAATTATGGCAGAGTTTTTATTATAA
- the holA gene encoding DNA polymerase III subunit delta: MINYAELEKKIKKHELDSCYIFCGSDEKLIKDHVEYITNSVLDKNFIDLNYSKFDGSKTDFETISDACETMPFMSDKKVVVVYRATFLEDNSGTKNSNDLKNKNFLMLNEYLKNPPPQCILIIYYTFLSDREKPSNKIKKLDKKACVIKVDKLKGESLQKICKNLFEGAGAKIGKSELVLFCSQVDNNMNIIINEVEKLVSFANGKEITKKDILAMMPQKSENDIFNLVDFLSQKNIKRALDILNELIYRGEKIPFILFMVTRQFNLLFNIKLGTENGKTKELLSSELRLHPYVCEKMISQSNKFTMKRLKRNIELCLETEKVLKSTSTDDKTNIEVFMVKTVM, from the coding sequence TTGATTAATTATGCAGAGCTTGAAAAAAAGATTAAAAAACATGAATTAGATAGTTGTTATATATTTTGTGGATCAGATGAAAAGTTAATAAAAGATCATGTTGAATATATAACAAATAGTGTACTAGACAAAAATTTTATTGATCTAAATTATTCGAAATTTGATGGTAGTAAAACAGATTTTGAGACAATTAGTGATGCTTGTGAAACTATGCCGTTTATGAGTGATAAAAAGGTAGTGGTTGTATATAGGGCAACCTTTTTAGAGGACAATTCAGGAACTAAGAATTCTAATGATTTGAAAAATAAAAATTTTCTTATGCTAAATGAATATTTAAAAAATCCACCGCCTCAATGTATATTGATTATATATTATACTTTTTTAAGCGATAGGGAAAAACCGAGTAACAAAATCAAAAAACTAGACAAAAAAGCATGTGTGATAAAAGTTGATAAATTAAAAGGTGAATCTCTTCAGAAAATATGTAAAAATTTATTTGAAGGTGCTGGAGCAAAAATCGGAAAATCAGAACTTGTTTTGTTTTGTTCTCAGGTAGATAACAATATGAATATTATAATAAATGAAGTAGAAAAACTAGTATCATTTGCAAATGGAAAAGAGATTACTAAAAAAGATATTTTGGCAATGATGCCTCAAAAGAGTGAAAATGATATTTTTAATTTAGTTGATTTTTTGTCTCAGAAGAATATAAAGAGGGCTCTAGACATTTTAAATGAACTTATATATAGGGGAGAGAAAATACCATTTATATTATTTATGGTAACAAGGCAGTTTAATCTTTTATTTAATATAAAATTAGGTACTGAAAATGGGAAAACAAAGGAGCTTTTGTCAAGTGAATTAAGGCTTCATCCATACGTTTGTGAAAAAATGATTTCGCAGAGTAATAAATTTACTATGAAAAGGTTAAAAAGAAATATTGAACTATGTCTTGAAACAGAAAAAGTTTTAAAAAGTACTTCAACTGATGATAAAACAAATATTGAAGTCTTTATGGTAAAGACGGTAATGTAG
- a CDS encoding stage II sporulation protein P, with the protein MGYRGISFRGKNKIRLSEKMIFFKNSIKKSGNVRMFFCVFTLLTIFLLGVILPKSAKADCGENYRNYFHIKVINNVLSVMKASYVKGEDTNGENTKDSVVLSFLGIDISNPISIVIKEIAYLDKNEIITDVKNSNTFSLNSFNLDDKQVNKTKVTNVVSKLYDSTLKGTLNKAKPRVLIYHSHTSEAYLTSDTDKTKDTESLDQSRSVVAVGDVITENLEKNYGISVIHDKNVNDTGDYKNAYKKSGVTLDKYLKLYEKFDLIIDLHRDSIDNKKTLITKLNGENVARFMFVVTDKNPRYAQQKKLIDSMMSISNRLYPGLIRDESIWVYHWGMGFYNQDRSNNALLIEVGANSNNIQEVKNTGKYLSRIIAEQLNGKK; encoded by the coding sequence ATGGGTTATAGAGGTATAAGTTTTAGAGGGAAAAATAAGATTAGGTTAAGTGAAAAAATGATTTTCTTTAAAAATTCCATTAAAAAAAGTGGTAATGTGAGAATGTTTTTTTGTGTTTTCACATTGCTCACTATTTTTTTATTAGGAGTAATTTTGCCTAAAAGTGCGAAGGCAGATTGTGGAGAAAATTATAGAAACTATTTTCATATTAAGGTTATTAATAATGTTTTATCTGTAATGAAGGCATCGTATGTAAAGGGAGAGGATACAAACGGTGAAAACACAAAGGATTCAGTAGTTTTATCATTTCTAGGAATTGATATTTCGAATCCTATATCAATAGTTATAAAGGAAATAGCTTATTTAGATAAAAATGAAATTATCACGGATGTAAAGAATTCAAATACATTTAGCCTTAATTCTTTTAATTTAGATGATAAGCAGGTAAATAAGACGAAGGTTACTAATGTGGTATCAAAATTATATGACTCTACTTTGAAAGGTACGTTAAATAAGGCCAAGCCTCGAGTACTTATATATCATTCTCATACATCTGAAGCTTATCTAACTTCTGACACGGATAAAACTAAAGATACTGAGAGTTTAGATCAATCTAGAAGTGTAGTTGCTGTAGGCGATGTAATAACCGAAAACCTAGAGAAAAATTATGGAATTTCAGTTATACATGATAAGAATGTAAATGATACAGGAGATTACAAAAATGCTTATAAAAAGTCTGGAGTTACTTTAGATAAGTATTTAAAGTTATATGAAAAATTTGATTTGATTATTGATTTACATAGAGATAGTATAGACAACAAGAAGACGTTAATTACAAAATTGAATGGTGAGAATGTTGCACGATTTATGTTTGTAGTAACAGATAAGAATCCTAGATATGCACAGCAGAAGAAATTAATAGATTCTATGATGTCAATATCAAATAGATTATATCCAGGGCTTATACGCGATGAATCAATTTGGGTTTATCACTGGGGCATGGGTTTTTATAATCAAGATAGAAGCAATAACGCACTTTTAATTGAAGTAGGCGCAAATAGTAATAACATCCAAGAAGTAAAAAATACAGGTAAATATCTATCAAGAATAATAGCGGAACAATTAAATGGAAAAAAATGA
- a CDS encoding cation-transporting P-type ATPase yields the protein MKKWYGKTMTRVVEMLNSDIDSGLNEEKIKYMRETHGENTILKPKTESLLILIAGQIKQLWILVALLCIVMLFYNRLIITGCFVTLIIIFSVILLINGDYKEKKSLMAIDNLNTTYSYVKRSGKIVKISCEEMVVGDIVYLEKGGYVPADIRILECEDLKVVEVSVTGEKYEVEKYSMKIEEEVMNLSEIKNIVFKSSFITEGSGSGIIIATGMNTQIGKIIKVLLESKNNSSLFSGNLTKIVNKGSLITIMAGIITLIFTTYKNNGLHETINSLIYISLTFNSSMFIIILYLFFYITFKKLNKKNIYVKSIATIYELTNISTIFMKKIGAISANRLILCEVYCDDRHIDMKDQKPETEGVIERIISIALLCNDSKLFNKGSSHLRDRNSIESLEEHEILEFWDENFARNSNLETKYRRIFKIPYDSEKKIKTVVNKIDDKYRANVKGVLDGMLSRCTHILINGVEKEINEDDIVNIINVHIDMSNKAYNVIGYAYRDFSYKPSIDENIESNLVFVGLIGFENPIKESSYRAINTCRESNIRVIIDQEDNKLASFAFGKLIGVTDTKEEILSGIEIDYMSKDEFEKNIESVSIFSKISPKHKSEIVNVLNKKGHSIASVGDTLTDLEYLNNSDISICAGSECSNVVRKLSNIFLEENDFEDIVDLIQHSKKIINYISRVNIFISTLAVSEILIILLSIIIRGGMPFTLICSLSINFILLPCCCLAILLQNTNTDITLKNINHDYIKKIYKRNSFLISIFYILIIVIKHKFVIINVMDSIFIVFALLESIFCLSLLHEKSFFKNKAAYTLVIFNLLVQVILVILK from the coding sequence ATGAAGAAGTGGTATGGAAAAACAATGACGAGGGTAGTTGAAATGCTGAATTCTGATATTGATTCAGGATTGAATGAAGAAAAAATTAAATATATGAGAGAAACCCATGGTGAAAACACCATATTGAAGCCTAAAACTGAAAGTCTTTTAATTTTGATAGCAGGTCAAATAAAGCAGCTATGGATTCTTGTAGCATTACTATGTATAGTTATGCTATTTTATAATAGATTGATTATTACAGGTTGTTTTGTAACTTTGATAATAATATTTAGTGTAATACTTTTAATAAATGGAGATTATAAAGAGAAAAAAAGTTTGATGGCAATAGATAATCTAAATACAACATACTCTTATGTAAAACGTTCTGGAAAGATAGTTAAAATAAGTTGTGAAGAAATGGTAGTTGGAGACATCGTTTACCTAGAAAAAGGCGGATATGTTCCAGCAGATATTAGAATACTCGAATGTGAAGATCTTAAGGTAGTAGAAGTTTCGGTAACGGGTGAAAAATATGAAGTGGAGAAATACTCTATGAAGATAGAGGAAGAGGTTATGAATCTTTCTGAAATTAAAAATATTGTTTTTAAATCTTCATTCATTACTGAAGGCTCTGGCTCAGGTATAATCATTGCTACTGGCATGAATACGCAAATTGGAAAGATTATAAAAGTATTACTTGAATCTAAAAATAATAGTAGTTTATTTAGTGGCAATTTAACAAAAATTGTTAATAAAGGATCACTAATCACTATAATGGCAGGTATAATTACATTGATTTTTACTACATATAAAAATAATGGGCTTCATGAAACTATAAATTCGCTTATTTATATTTCTTTGACGTTTAATTCATCGATGTTTATTATAATATTGTATTTATTTTTTTACATTACATTTAAAAAATTAAATAAAAAAAATATATATGTAAAAAGTATTGCAACTATATATGAACTTACTAATATTTCTACGATATTCATGAAAAAAATTGGGGCAATTTCTGCGAATAGACTTATTCTTTGTGAGGTTTATTGTGATGATAGGCATATTGATATGAAGGACCAGAAACCAGAAACTGAAGGGGTTATAGAAAGAATAATTAGTATAGCACTACTTTGTAATGATTCTAAGCTTTTTAATAAAGGTTCCTCGCATTTGAGAGATCGTAATTCTATTGAAAGTTTAGAAGAACACGAAATACTTGAGTTTTGGGATGAAAATTTTGCGAGAAATAGTAATCTTGAGACAAAATACAGGAGAATATTTAAAATACCTTATGATTCTGAAAAAAAGATTAAAACAGTTGTAAATAAAATAGATGATAAATATAGAGCTAATGTAAAAGGTGTGCTTGATGGTATGTTAAGTAGATGCACTCATATTTTAATTAATGGCGTAGAAAAAGAAATTAATGAGGATGATATTGTGAATATTATAAATGTTCATATAGATATGTCCAATAAAGCATATAATGTTATAGGGTATGCATATAGAGATTTCAGCTATAAACCAAGCATTGATGAGAATATTGAAAGTAATTTAGTGTTTGTGGGGTTAATAGGCTTTGAGAATCCGATAAAGGAAAGTTCATATAGAGCAATAAACACTTGTAGGGAAAGTAATATTAGAGTTATCATAGATCAAGAAGACAATAAATTAGCCTCTTTTGCATTTGGAAAATTAATAGGGGTTACAGACACAAAAGAGGAAATTCTATCAGGGATAGAGATAGATTATATGAGTAAAGATGAATTTGAAAAGAATATAGAGAGTGTTAGCATTTTCTCTAAAATCTCACCTAAACATAAAAGTGAAATTGTTAATGTTTTAAATAAAAAAGGTCATTCTATTGCATCAGTAGGAGATACATTAACAGATTTAGAGTACCTTAATAATTCTGATATATCAATTTGTGCAGGAAGTGAATGTAGCAATGTGGTAAGAAAGCTTTCAAATATATTTTTGGAGGAAAATGATTTTGAAGATATAGTAGATTTAATACAGCATAGTAAAAAAATTATTAACTATATAAGTAGAGTAAATATATTTATAAGCACTTTAGCGGTAAGTGAAATCCTTATAATATTATTAAGTATAATCATTAGGGGTGGAATGCCATTTACACTTATTTGTAGTTTGTCCATAAATTTTATATTGTTACCTTGTTGTTGCCTTGCAATTCTATTACAAAATACAAATACAGATATAACACTCAAAAATATAAACCATGATTATATAAAAAAAATTTATAAAAGAAATTCATTTCTAATAAGTATCTTTTATATACTTATTATTGTTATTAAGCATAAATTCGTTATTATAAATGTGATGGATAGTATATTTATTGTGTTTGCATTGCTAGAAAGCATATTTTGTTTGTCACTTTTACATGAAAAAAGTTTTTTTAAAAACAAAGCGGCTTATACCCTAGTAATATTTAATTTATTAGTACAAGTTATATTGGTTATTTTAAAATAA
- the gpr gene encoding GPR endopeptidase: protein MISIRTDLAVEAKEIYKEKNNGEMPGVDVEEYNREDIKITNVRIVSDIGEKMMGKPKGTYITIDIPEFVHYDGDAMDRVSVVMGEVLSPLIKLDDSMTALVVGLGNWNVTPDAVGPKVVSKIMVTRHLKQLVPDSIDEGIRPVCAISPGVLGITGMETGEIIRGIVERIKPNLVICIDALASRKMNRVNRTIQIGTSGISPGAGIGNRRMEISEKTLGVPVIAIGIPTVVDAATLANDTIDLVLDEMIKSANEGKEFYNMLKSIDKVEKQKMIAEILNPYVGNLVVTPKEIDMVISSVSKIIANGINIALQPALDLEDINKYLN from the coding sequence ATGATAAGTATAAGAACGGACTTAGCTGTAGAAGCTAAAGAAATATACAAAGAAAAAAATAATGGCGAAATGCCTGGTGTTGATGTAGAAGAGTACAATAGGGAAGATATTAAAATTACTAATGTAAGAATAGTAAGTGATATCGGAGAAAAAATGATGGGAAAACCAAAAGGTACATATATAACTATTGATATCCCGGAATTTGTTCATTATGATGGTGATGCTATGGATAGAGTAAGTGTAGTAATGGGAGAGGTTCTATCACCGCTAATAAAATTGGATGACAGTATGACGGCCCTAGTAGTTGGCCTTGGTAATTGGAATGTTACCCCAGATGCTGTAGGACCCAAAGTTGTATCGAAAATAATGGTTACTAGGCATTTAAAACAATTAGTGCCAGATTCTATAGATGAGGGTATACGTCCTGTATGTGCAATATCTCCTGGTGTTCTTGGAATAACAGGTATGGAAACTGGTGAAATTATTCGTGGCATTGTGGAGAGGATTAAACCCAATTTAGTGATTTGTATTGATGCATTAGCTTCTAGAAAAATGAATAGGGTGAATAGAACTATCCAGATAGGGACATCTGGAATTTCTCCAGGTGCAGGAATTGGAAATAGAAGGATGGAAATAAGTGAAAAAACATTAGGTGTGCCAGTCATTGCAATTGGGATACCAACAGTAGTAGATGCTGCAACACTTGCAAATGATACTATTGATTTAGTACTTGATGAGATGATTAAATCTGCAAATGAAGGTAAAGAATTTTACAATATGTTAAAATCCATTGATAAAGTGGAAAAACAAAAGATGATTGCTGAGATATTAAATCCTTATGTAGGCAATCTTGTTGTTACACCAAAGGAAATAGATATGGTTATAAGCTCTGTTTCTAAAATAATTGCTAATGGAATTAATATAGCATTGCAACCAGCGTTAGACTTAGAGGACATAAATAAGTATTTAAATTAG